The sequence TCAAATACTTATATAAAATTTCTGCCAAATAAAAAGTTTCCATACAGGAAACTGGGAAAGTGAGGTAAGTTATTGAAAAATAAGGAGTTATAAAATAGTCAAAAATTTTCATATTTTAAGAATTTAATTGATTTAGTTTAGAATACTTTTTATTTGACTTTTTATCTTTATTATATCTATTATTTATTTTTTTGGTTGGTTATGTTTTCTAAATTTGTTGGAAAATTATTAAGAAATTTAAGGAAGTTAAGGGGATATAAGATAAAAGATATTGCTAAGTTTTGTAGAAAGACAGGTTCTTATATTTCAAAGTTGGAAAGGGGTAAGATTAAGGAGCCTTCATTGGTTATTATTTTGAATTATTTAAGGGGATTACAAGTATCTTATTCAGAATTTTTTAAAGAGATTGAGGATTGGGAGATGAATAAGATTTTAAGGAAAAAGGAGAAGAAAGAGAAATATGAGAAAGATGTTGAGAGATATCTGGTCGGTATAAAATATCCGAGAAAAACATTTATTAACTTTCCAAAATATCTGGCAGCAAAGATAAAAAATTATTTATTACCTTTTAATCTTTCTAATGATTTGATTGAAAAGTATATTAATTTTGGTGAAGAGTTTTTTCGCTCTTTATTAAGAATTTATGAAGGGAAAGGAGATGAAAAGGTTATTGAAAAATTAATGGAAAAGGCGGATAAAGATGGTTTAAAGACATTTTCTCCTAATTTTTTATCAGAAGTTATGAAGATTGTTAAAAAATGGTTTAAAAGGGAATTAAAAAGAAAGAGATGTGTTAAGCCGATAACTGATAGGAAGATAAAGAAAATGGTTGAAGGTTATCAAAGATATATGGAGGAGTGGTTAAATGTTGAAGGTGAGGCAAAGAAGGTTCTTTTTAATAAAGGAATAAAAATACTTGATATAAAAAGTTATTTGAATATATTAAGAAAATATCATTCTTTAAAAAGAAAAGGAGAGATAAAGAAGTTAGATAAATTCAAAGAAGATTTGGAAAAAGAAATTACTACCGCTCAGTTAGATAAAGATATAAGTAGAGGAATTGATAAAAGTAGTTGATAAGGTTTTGGAGAAATAGTTTATTTTCTTATTATTAATTTTCCTTGTAAATTGCCAAACCCTAACAAAATAGATGCCAGTTTTAATATCGGAAAGAGAAAGAGAGTTTCTTTTATTAGATATTTTTATATTCTTAACCAATCTTCCTGAGATATCATATATTTTTAAACGATCAACATTTTCTAGTAAAGAGATATTAAAATAGGAATTAGCAGGATTGGGATAGATTTTAAATGTATACTGGTAAATTGATAGAATTTTCCAAAAATCCGATAAGTAAATGCTGGTTTGTGATTGCCGCCGAACGTTATTAACCGGTCTTGTCTGCCAACCATTATTACGAGAAATACAAATTCCTTCGCGGTCCAAAACCCTTGTTTATGGAGTTACTCGGGCACCATAAATAGCAGAAACGCTGTTCTGATGGTCTTCCCAAATAACAAAATAATTGTTGCCATCAAAAGCAATCTGAGAAGAAGATTGGTCATAGATTGCAGTGGAGATAGGAATTCCCGAGGTATCTAAAATAGCCCCATTTTGAGAAACCCTTGGACCAAAAATATCTAAAGAACCACTCCGATTATCGATCCAAACAATAAAATAATTTACTCCGTAAAAGCAATTGCTGGTGAAGATTGATTATCCGGTGCTGGACCATAAATAAGTGTGTTATCAATAAGAAATTCTTCAAGATTTTTCCCCAAAATAAATGAAGAAAATAAAAAGATAATTAGAATTTTTCGCATTAGAAGTTTTTAAAATTTATTATTTTTAATTTATCTTAAAACTTTAACTACTTTATTAAATTTAATCTCTTTTGTTTTAATTTGTAATTGGTAAACTCCTGATTTTAAGTCAGTTAAATCTAAGGTGATGGGAGTTTCTTTTTTAACAGGTAAGTTTTTAATCATTCGTCCATCTTTCGTATAAATCTTTAATTCTTTTATCTCAAAGTTTTTGGGATAGATTAATTTCGCATAGTTTTTTGCTGGGTTAGGTTGGATAATAAATTTTTTGATATATTCTTTTATAAGGTGTTCGGCGATCTCTACTCCTAACTGATAATATTCACAGGTTCTTAAAATATTAGTATCCGCACCTTGTCTACCACCAAATATCCACATTCCTGGTGTACCTTGGGAGCCAAGGGGTTCTGGAATTAATACACCGGCATGATTTCTTCGGGCAGAATTTAAGTTAGTAAAAGTTGACCAACTATTCGTTTCGATATCATAGATAAAGCATTGGGGAGTCTCGTTAGGCCATTTTCCATTACCGGCAATAATAATTTTATTCCGGAAAGGAAAAGGAGAGGTTGAATCAAAACCAAATGCCCTTGTCTCACCAGAGGAATCTGGCAAATCAGCAATTCTTTGCCAGCCGGATTCAGGTGCGGAAAGGGATAATACTTCACAATATTTCTGAGCTCTTAAATAAATACCGTCATAAATACAACCACCAAAGGCATATAATTTACCATTAACAACACAAGTGCTAATATAAACCCTTGCTAATCCTAAAGAAGGTAATTGAGACCAACGGGCACCTGGTGTAGTTTCCGGATTATACATCCAAACCTGATTTGTTGTATAAGGTGAGATATTAGAATTAAAGCCACCAAGAACATAAAGACGATTATTATAAACAGCAGCATCCGGTGTCAGATAAGGTTGACCACTTAAAAGCCCAGGAAAAGAATCAGTTCCAATAATCGCAACATTATTGCTTAAAGGATAATAAACTTGCACTGCTCGAGTAAATGTGCCTGCCTGAGTTCTGCCGCCAACGATATATAAACCATAAGTATCCGGATGAGTAGTATCCCGAAGGATACAAATAGTATAATTAGAGACAGGAATTAGCATACTTCTACCTACCTGATAATAGGTTAATGATTCCGGATTAAAGCACCAGATAGTTCCATCGGTATTATTATCTGCTAATCTACCACCCAGAAAATAAACTTTTCTTGTTATCGGAAAATATTCGCCATCAAATCGCCAGAACCGAAAACCCGTTTGTGGTCCATATTGCCAAGTTTGCGAGAAGATAATAGAAAATAAAAATAAACCCATTATTAAAATTTTAATATTTTTTTTCTTCATCATACCTCCTTTTTTACATTTTTCATTTACAACATAATTATATAAGTAATTTTCAAATTAAGTCAATAATTATAATTATTTGACTTTTTAATATTTTTAAGCATAATTTTATTTATGGAAATTACGATAATTGGAACGGGTTATGTAGGTTTAACAACCGGTGCTTGTTTCGCTCATATTGGTCATAAAGTAATTTGTGTGGATAATGATGAGAAAAAAATTGATTTATTAAATCAAGGGATTATTCCTATTTATGAGCCAAAACTTGATAAAATAGTGGAAGAAGCAAAGAAGAAAGGTTTGATTTCTTTTACAACTGATATTGCCTATGGTGTGAAAAACTCAAAAGTTCTTTTTATCGCTGTTGGTACTCCACCCAAAGAGACCGGCGAACCAGATTTATCTTATGTGGAAAATGTCGCCTCCCAAATTGGTGAATATATGGATTCTTATCGGTTAATTGTGGAAAAAAGTACGGTACCAGTAAAGACTGCTCAATGGATAAGAACAACTATTGCCCGTTTTAATAAGAAGAAAGTTGATTTTGATGTGGCAGTAAATCCAGAATTTTTAAGAGAGGGTAGTGCGGTTGATGATTTTTTACATCCGGATAGAATTGTCATTGGTGTAGAAAATAAAAGGGCAGAAGAGATTTTATTAGAAATTTATAAGCCAATAAAGGCACCAATTTTAGTTACTGATTTAGCAAGTGCCGAATTGATTAAACATGCTTCCAATGCTTTTTTGGCAATGAAAATTTCTTTTATTAATGCGATCGCAATAATTTGTGAAAAAGCCGGTGCCGATGTTGAAATGGTAGCAAAAGGTATGGGACTGGATAAAAGAATTGGTCCCCATTTTTTAAAAGCAGGTGTTGGTTATGGTGGTTTCTGTTTTCCCAAGGATTTAGCAGCCTTTATTAAAATTGCGGAAGAATTGGGCTACGACTTCCGGCTTTTAAAAGAAGTTGCCCAAATTAATGAAAAACAGAAAGAATATTTTGTAAAAAAAATTGAAAAGGTATTATGGAATTTAAAAGATAAAAATATCGGTGTTTTAGGTCTTTCTTTTAAGCCAAATACCGATGATATAAGGTTTGCTCCGGCTTTGGATATAATTAATTTATTAAAAAAAGAAGGGGCAAGAATTAAGGCTTATGACCCAAAGGCGATGGAAAAAGCCAAAGAAGTTATAAAAGATATTATTTATTGCGATAATCCCTACGATGTGTGTAAGGATGCTGATTGTTTAGCCTTGATAACTGAATGGGAAGAATTTGCCTATTTAGATTTTGCAAAAATAAAAAGTTTAATGCGACAGCCAATTATTTTTGATGGTAGAAATTTTTTAGATAAAGAAAAACTTATTAGTTTAGGATTTCAATATTACGGAATTGGCAAGAGATAAAACATTAATAATTACCGGTGGAGCAGGATTTATCGGTTCCTATCTTTGTGAGCATTTTATTAAAGAAGGGTATAAAGTAATTTGTATTGATAATTTGGTTACCGGAAAAGAAGAAAATATTTCTCATCTTTTGAAAGAGGAAAATTTTACATTTATAAAAGAAGATGTGAATGAAATTGATAAAAATCTTTTTAAAGATAAAAATATTGAAGCCGTTTTTCATTTTGCTTCACCGGCTAGTCCCAAGGATTACTTTACTTATCCATTATTAACCTTAAAAACTAATGCTTTTGCTACTTATAATCTCTTAGAACTATCAAAAGAGAAAAAAGCAATTTTCTTTCTGGCTTCTACTTCAGAAGTTTATGGTGACCCACAAGTTTCTCCGCAACATGAAGAGTATTGGGGATATGTGAATCCTTGTGGACTTCGCTCAGTATATGATGAAGGTAAAAGATTTGCTGAGAGTTTAACAATGGCTTACCATCGACAGCATAATGTTTCGGTTAGAATTGCCAGAATATTTAATACCTATGGTCCGAGAATGCGAGTAGATGATGGAAGGGTAATTCCTAATTTTATCAATCAGGCACTAAAAGGCGATGATATTACAATTTATGGTGACGGTAATCAAACCAGAAGTTTTTGTTATATTGATGATTTAGTTGATGGTTTAATAAAGCTTTTTTACTCTAATTATTGCCAACCAATAAATTTAGGAAACCCTGAGGAAATAAAAGTAATTGAATTGGCAAAAAGAATAATTTCTTTAACTAATTCAAATTCTAAAATTGTTTATCTATCTCCTTATCCTGATGATCCCCATCGGCGATGTCCAGATATAAGAAAAGCAAAAGAGATATTAAAATGGGAACCGAAAATTAGTTTAGAAGAAGGTTTAAGAAAAACCATTGATTATTTTAAGTCCTTTTAAAATCAGTATTTTTAAACAGTGTCCTTTAAGATACAAATTTCATTATATTGATAGACTTTATAAAAAATATAAAAAAGAGAGAAACTATTTAAGTTTTGGTGACTCCTTACATCGGACATTAAGAGATTTTTTTAAAATTTCTTTAGAGGAAAGGACTTATGAAAATTTAGAAAAGATTTATCGAAAGAATTGGTTAAGAAAAGGATACTCTTCCATTGAGGAAGAAAGGAGATGGGGTTTGAAAGGTTTAAGAATATTAAAAAATTTTTATAAGGAAGAAGAGTTAAAAATCCGGCCATTTTTGGTTGAAAAAAGTTTAAAAGGATATTATCGGTCCTTCGGTTTATACGGAAGAATTGATCGTGCTGATTTAATAAGCGAAAATGAGGTTATTATTATTGATTATAAAACAGGCAAAATAAGAGAAGATAAAGAGTTAAACAAAGTCAGTGCGGTGATTTATAAATTTCTTTTGGAAAAAACCTACGGCAAAAAGGTAATAAAAATAATAAATCATTATCTTTTACCTTATAAAAAAATTGTTTTTACCTTTGATGATAAAGAATTTGAAGATTATTTAAATACAGTGGTGGATATTGGGTTAGAAATTTTAAAAGAAAAAGATTTTTTACCTAAAAAGAGTCAATTTTGCCAATATTGCGATTTTTTGGAAATTTGTCCGGCCAATAAATGAGAAAGTTAAAAATTGGGATTGTTGGTTTTGGCAATTGGGGAAAAAAGATTTACCAAACATTAAAAAGTTTTTCTGGCTGTGAGATCGTGGCTATCTGTGATAAAGAGAATATAAATTTAAATGATTTAAATAATTTAAATGAAAAAATTATTATTACTAATGATTGCCAAGATTTAATAAAAATGAAATTGGATGCCGTAATAATTGCTACTCCTAATGATACTCATTATCACATTGCTCATAAATTCTTATCATCCGGAATAAATCTTTTTGTTGAAAAACCTTTGGCTACTTCTTATAAAGAAGTTTTATCTTTAATTAGTTTGGCTAAGAGAAAAAATTTAAATATTTTTACCGGTCATATTTTGCTTTATCATCCTTTGGTTATGCAATTTAAAAGATATTTAACTAAAGAGAAAAGTTGGGAATTAAAGATTTTAAGAACGAACAATTTTCTTACCACCAATGAACCGAAAGATCTTCTTTATGATTTTGGCCCTCATGATATTGGTTTGATTTTGTTTTTTTTTGGAGAAAAATTAAGCAAGAAAAATTTAGAGATTAGCAAAGGAACTATAAATTTTAATTTTTCTGTCCAAGAAGAAATTCATATTTTTGGTGTTTGGGGAAAAAATGATTCTGGAAAGGAAAGAAAAATAATTGCTAAATCAAATGGTAAAGAAATTATTTTTGATGATAATTTAACAATTTTAAAATTTATAGAAAATAAAAAGGAAAAGATGGTGAAAAGAATAGATAGAAGATTACCGTTATATTGGGAATTAAAATTTTTTTTAGATTCTCTAATTAACAAGAATATAAAAGAAAGTGTTTCTACTGAAAAAATTATGAAAATTATTGATGAATTAGAAAGATTATTATGAAAGTTTCAATAATTATTCCGGTTTATAACGAAGAAAGAACAGTTGAAAAAGTTATTAATGAAATAAAAAAAGTTCCGGTTGAAAAAGAAATAATTGTGGTGGATGATGGTTCTTGCGATCGGACGAAGGAAATATTAAGAAATATTGACAATATAAAGAAAATATTTTTTGACAAGAATCAAGGCAAGGGTTCGGCAATTCGGGCTGGTTTAAAACTAGCTACAGGCGATATAGTGATTATTCAAGATGCTGATTTGGAATATAACCCATTTGATTATTTGAATTTGATAAAACCTTTTAGGAAATATGGGACTAATATCGTTGTGTATGGTTCCCGATTTAAAGGCAGT is a genomic window of candidate division WOR-3 bacterium containing:
- a CDS encoding helix-turn-helix domain-containing protein, whose amino-acid sequence is MFSKFVGKLLRNLRKLRGYKIKDIAKFCRKTGSYISKLERGKIKEPSLVIILNYLRGLQVSYSEFFKEIEDWEMNKILRKKEKKEKYEKDVERYLVGIKYPRKTFINFPKYLAAKIKNYLLPFNLSNDLIEKYINFGEEFFRSLLRIYEGKGDEKVIEKLMEKADKDGLKTFSPNFLSEVMKIVKKWFKRELKRKRCVKPITDRKIKKMVEGYQRYMEEWLNVEGEAKKVLFNKGIKILDIKSYLNILRKYHSLKRKGEIKKLDKFKEDLEKEITTAQLDKDISRGIDKSS
- a CDS encoding T9SS type A sorting domain-containing protein; amino-acid sequence: MDREGICISRNNGWQTRPVNNVRRQSQTSIYLSDFWKILSIYQYTFKIYPNPANSYFNISLLENVDRLKIYDISGRLVKNIKISNKRNSLSLSDIKTGIYFVRVWQFTRKINNKKINYFSKTLSTTFINSSTYIFI
- a CDS encoding kelch repeat-containing protein: MKKKNIKILIMGLFLFSIIFSQTWQYGPQTGFRFWRFDGEYFPITRKVYFLGGRLADNNTDGTIWCFNPESLTYYQVGRSMLIPVSNYTICILRDTTHPDTYGLYIVGGRTQAGTFTRAVQVYYPLSNNVAIIGTDSFPGLLSGQPYLTPDAAVYNNRLYVLGGFNSNISPYTTNQVWMYNPETTPGARWSQLPSLGLARVYISTCVVNGKLYAFGGCIYDGIYLRAQKYCEVLSLSAPESGWQRIADLPDSSGETRAFGFDSTSPFPFRNKIIIAGNGKWPNETPQCFIYDIETNSWSTFTNLNSARRNHAGVLIPEPLGSQGTPGMWIFGGRQGADTNILRTCEYYQLGVEIAEHLIKEYIKKFIIQPNPAKNYAKLIYPKNFEIKELKIYTKDGRMIKNLPVKKETPITLDLTDLKSGVYQLQIKTKEIKFNKVVKVLR
- a CDS encoding UDP-glucose/GDP-mannose dehydrogenase family protein, whose translation is MEITIIGTGYVGLTTGACFAHIGHKVICVDNDEKKIDLLNQGIIPIYEPKLDKIVEEAKKKGLISFTTDIAYGVKNSKVLFIAVGTPPKETGEPDLSYVENVASQIGEYMDSYRLIVEKSTVPVKTAQWIRTTIARFNKKKVDFDVAVNPEFLREGSAVDDFLHPDRIVIGVENKRAEEILLEIYKPIKAPILVTDLASAELIKHASNAFLAMKISFINAIAIICEKAGADVEMVAKGMGLDKRIGPHFLKAGVGYGGFCFPKDLAAFIKIAEELGYDFRLLKEVAQINEKQKEYFVKKIEKVLWNLKDKNIGVLGLSFKPNTDDIRFAPALDIINLLKKEGARIKAYDPKAMEKAKEVIKDIIYCDNPYDVCKDADCLALITEWEEFAYLDFAKIKSLMRQPIIFDGRNFLDKEKLISLGFQYYGIGKR
- a CDS encoding UDP-glucuronic acid decarboxylase family protein, whose product is MARDKTLIITGGAGFIGSYLCEHFIKEGYKVICIDNLVTGKEENISHLLKEENFTFIKEDVNEIDKNLFKDKNIEAVFHFASPASPKDYFTYPLLTLKTNAFATYNLLELSKEKKAIFFLASTSEVYGDPQVSPQHEEYWGYVNPCGLRSVYDEGKRFAESLTMAYHRQHNVSVRIARIFNTYGPRMRVDDGRVIPNFINQALKGDDITIYGDGNQTRSFCYIDDLVDGLIKLFYSNYCQPINLGNPEEIKVIELAKRIISLTNSNSKIVYLSPYPDDPHRRCPDIRKAKEILKWEPKISLEEGLRKTIDYFKSF
- a CDS encoding PD-(D/E)XK nuclease family protein — its product is MIILSPFKISIFKQCPLRYKFHYIDRLYKKYKKERNYLSFGDSLHRTLRDFFKISLEERTYENLEKIYRKNWLRKGYSSIEEERRWGLKGLRILKNFYKEEELKIRPFLVEKSLKGYYRSFGLYGRIDRADLISENEVIIIDYKTGKIREDKELNKVSAVIYKFLLEKTYGKKVIKIINHYLLPYKKIVFTFDDKEFEDYLNTVVDIGLEILKEKDFLPKKSQFCQYCDFLEICPANK
- a CDS encoding Gfo/Idh/MocA family oxidoreductase encodes the protein MRKLKIGIVGFGNWGKKIYQTLKSFSGCEIVAICDKENINLNDLNNLNEKIIITNDCQDLIKMKLDAVIIATPNDTHYHIAHKFLSSGINLFVEKPLATSYKEVLSLISLAKRKNLNIFTGHILLYHPLVMQFKRYLTKEKSWELKILRTNNFLTTNEPKDLLYDFGPHDIGLILFFFGEKLSKKNLEISKGTINFNFSVQEEIHIFGVWGKNDSGKERKIIAKSNGKEIIFDDNLTILKFIENKKEKMVKRIDRRLPLYWELKFFLDSLINKNIKESVSTEKIMKIIDELERLL
- a CDS encoding glycosyltransferase family 2 protein, yielding MKVSIIIPVYNEERTVEKVINEIKKVPVEKEIIVVDDGSCDRTKEILRNIDNIKKIFFDKNQGKGSAIRAGLKLATGDIVIIQDADLEYNPFDYLNLIKPFRKYGTNIVVYGSRFKGSGKFLFLSRLANIILNFFTNLLFGSKISDMETCYKVLPRKIMLSLNLKSKRFEIEPEITAKLLKKKIRIVEVPISYQARKVGKKIKPKDGIIALLTLLYYRIA